From Pelotomaculum schinkii, the proteins below share one genomic window:
- a CDS encoding molybdopterin-dependent oxidoreductase: MESKAVDQKKILYAVIALLVIIIVVFAFLNRGDENLQEGQILVKTGDNVIGVLTVADLQKLPAAQKKMVIQSTSGMTKHEFTGAPLLDALNSIDPGLSQKCTRIITRGIDNYTSGVNMSEVLRPNNVFIVYADHGEPLKTKTGGEGAMRIIIYQDEFGQRFTNFLTSLELQ; this comes from the coding sequence ATGGAGAGTAAGGCTGTTGACCAAAAGAAGATCCTCTATGCGGTGATTGCATTACTGGTCATTATTATTGTGGTATTTGCGTTTTTGAACCGCGGCGATGAAAACCTGCAGGAAGGCCAAATCTTAGTTAAGACAGGAGATAATGTTATCGGCGTCCTGACAGTTGCCGATCTTCAGAAACTGCCGGCGGCGCAGAAGAAAATGGTGATTCAGTCCACCTCCGGCATGACCAAACATGAGTTTACAGGCGCCCCGCTGCTGGACGCCTTAAACAGCATCGATCCGGGTCTGTCCCAAAAATGTACCAGGATCATAACCAGAGGCATCGACAACTACACCTCCGGGGTGAACATGTCTGAAGTCCTGCGGCCGAATAATGTGTTCATTGTTTACGCCGACCACGGTGAACCGTTAAAAACCAAGACCGGCGGGGAGGGCGCTATGCGCATCATTATTTACCAGGATGAGTTCGGACAGCGCTTTACCAATTTTCTCACAAGCCTGGAACTGCAGTAG